From a single Sulfolobus sp. E5-1-F genomic region:
- a CDS encoding helix-turn-helix domain-containing protein, with the protein MSHKYINVVASHHGCWSELTSGNYIDTLINIEYSSFDILKATRIAIIRGSRENIKAQIKNIMTKDRSIIDFNISEVAGDSNKYSIYLISMLQEAESTMISKLRAKGTSIIGTTIQDGKEIYDIIVPKDVKALVVSALMKDDRVKIINFVEKDVDEKIIFKVISRNSLEMILTEKERMLLRKARELGYFNVPRDRNSQELAEQLGVSKMSVSLSLRNVLKKISDFI; encoded by the coding sequence GTGAGCCATAAGTACATTAACGTAGTAGCTTCACATCATGGATGCTGGTCAGAGCTCACAAGCGGAAATTATATTGATACGTTAATTAATATTGAATACTCTAGTTTTGATATACTTAAGGCAACTAGGATAGCTATTATCAGAGGAAGTAGAGAAAATATTAAAGCACAGATTAAGAATATCATGACCAAAGATAGGAGTATTATAGACTTTAATATATCAGAGGTAGCTGGTGATAGTAACAAATACTCGATCTACTTAATATCGATGTTACAAGAAGCTGAGAGCACAATGATAAGTAAACTTAGGGCTAAGGGGACTTCTATCATTGGAACTACTATACAAGATGGTAAAGAAATATATGACATTATAGTGCCAAAAGATGTTAAGGCTTTAGTTGTTAGTGCCCTAATGAAGGATGATAGGGTAAAAATTATTAATTTTGTGGAGAAGGACGTTGATGAGAAAATAATATTTAAAGTGATAAGTAGGAACTCGTTAGAGATGATATTAACAGAAAAGGAGAGAATGTTATTGAGAAAAGCGAGGGAGTTAGGTTATTTCAATGTGCCTAGAGATAGGAACTCTCAAGAGCTAGCTGAGCAACTGGGAGTTAGTAAGATGAGCGTGTCCCTCTCTTTGAGAAATGTACTCAAAAAAATTTCTGACTTTATATAA
- a CDS encoding ABC transporter substrate-binding protein codes for MKINNKLEKTKYAVLSILISIILISVVSTYIVSAQSPQQNPAASYNFPYASNYPIFSVANGAGPFQPNNWNIFNPTISSLDNGHVMAFILEPLGMVEQYTGKVIPWLATNWTFENNYHTLIIYLRHGVYFYYNGTYNGTQQVIEWPFTAKDVVVTYELYFKVYGNPYGVTVQEINPYEVVLNFTTPAIYYALYNLLPQEIVPWEQYAPLLNSSNPASVPIPVPIGTGPYYMVSQSTNLVVLYRNPIYWIVGRPLIPVVRFYGLTNPQVYAMLAEGQLQWASSGSEGPTSLYSIFINRNPTYYHAMMGLPNGMGGNNWYLWINWDKMNYYPWNETWFRLAIAIAVNYTKISLDMAGQLPINESGAGYPNLAYLPLIMAKSWLNSSVYSMIYNTTLGSGNVSLALQILESHGLKLINGILSYPNGTPLPSITLYGYTDWSDVWAASYDLTQTLKALGIQASLVSVTPSTIISYLESGNYQITFWYAPSASANAPYYMYGALFIPPLIPIYQLSNGKYAANYNMLFNSSGVFNSEFKLPNGTLIANATALKQYVLNYTPSLGNVTTLYVANLTAIYYSHLLLTDLGRWVPPQEFINLYVQAGETTNTAQLSQIYSEMAAILAKYVPLIPFVNTEWPFAEWEDQYYIGFSTPQYFYWYNEYVGNPGQPSLPILLNIAPRPPGMTSQQELAYTEQAWNDLLSFLNGTSSTATPPSLLSMLQATTTVTSISSTTTTSTTSTTTTSTVTTTSVFTSVSTTTSTTTVSSSNTALYAIIAVVIIVVIIVGVVLGLRRR; via the coding sequence ATGAAAATAAATAATAAATTGGAGAAAACAAAATATGCAGTTCTCTCTATTCTTATATCTATAATATTAATATCTGTAGTATCTACATATATAGTCTCAGCACAATCACCACAACAAAATCCAGCCGCTTCATATAATTTCCCATATGCCTCTAATTATCCTATATTTAGTGTAGCTAATGGTGCTGGTCCTTTTCAGCCTAATAATTGGAACATATTTAATCCAACCATCTCAAGTCTCGATAACGGTCATGTTATGGCTTTTATATTAGAACCGTTGGGAATGGTAGAGCAATATACTGGTAAGGTTATACCTTGGTTAGCAACGAACTGGACATTTGAGAACAATTATCATACACTTATTATATATTTGAGGCACGGCGTGTATTTCTATTATAATGGAACATATAATGGAACACAGCAAGTTATAGAGTGGCCTTTCACAGCAAAGGATGTAGTGGTTACGTATGAGTTATACTTTAAAGTTTACGGTAATCCTTACGGAGTTACTGTTCAAGAGATTAACCCATATGAAGTTGTTTTAAATTTTACAACACCTGCTATTTATTATGCATTATACAATTTACTTCCACAAGAAATCGTTCCATGGGAGCAATACGCTCCATTGCTTAACTCATCAAATCCAGCTAGTGTTCCCATACCAGTACCTATAGGAACAGGACCTTATTATATGGTAAGCCAGAGCACTAATCTGGTAGTTCTTTATAGAAATCCAATATATTGGATAGTAGGTAGACCTTTAATACCAGTAGTAAGATTTTATGGGCTAACTAATCCACAAGTTTATGCCATGTTAGCTGAGGGTCAGCTTCAATGGGCTTCTTCTGGAAGTGAAGGTCCTACTTCCCTTTATTCAATATTTATAAATAGAAATCCAACTTATTATCACGCTATGATGGGATTACCCAACGGAATGGGAGGAAATAACTGGTATTTATGGATAAACTGGGATAAAATGAATTATTATCCATGGAACGAAACATGGTTTAGACTAGCTATTGCAATAGCAGTAAACTATACCAAAATAAGCTTAGATATGGCTGGGCAATTACCAATTAACGAAAGTGGTGCTGGATATCCTAATTTAGCATATTTACCATTAATAATGGCTAAGTCATGGTTAAATTCTTCAGTCTACTCTATGATTTATAATACAACTTTGGGTTCTGGAAATGTAAGTCTGGCATTACAGATTCTCGAGTCTCACGGGCTAAAATTAATTAATGGAATATTATCATATCCTAATGGAACTCCACTTCCTTCAATAACTTTGTATGGATATACAGATTGGAGCGATGTATGGGCGGCTAGTTATGATTTAACACAAACACTTAAGGCTCTTGGCATTCAAGCTAGTCTTGTCTCAGTTACTCCGTCAACTATCATTTCATATCTTGAAAGCGGAAATTATCAAATAACGTTTTGGTATGCTCCGTCAGCTTCAGCTAACGCACCATATTATATGTACGGTGCGCTATTTATACCTCCACTAATTCCTATATATCAACTTTCTAATGGGAAGTATGCAGCAAACTACAATATGTTATTTAATTCTTCTGGAGTATTTAATTCAGAATTTAAGCTTCCTAATGGAACTCTTATAGCTAATGCAACAGCATTAAAGCAATACGTGCTTAATTATACTCCCAGTCTAGGAAATGTAACCACACTATATGTTGCCAATTTAACTGCAATATATTATAGTCATCTACTACTAACTGATTTAGGAAGATGGGTTCCACCACAGGAATTTATAAACTTATATGTGCAAGCTGGCGAGACAACAAACACAGCCCAATTATCGCAAATATATAGTGAAATGGCTGCCATACTAGCTAAATACGTACCTCTAATTCCATTCGTTAATACAGAATGGCCATTCGCTGAATGGGAAGATCAGTACTATATAGGTTTTTCAACTCCACAATATTTCTATTGGTATAACGAATATGTAGGCAATCCTGGACAACCTAGCCTACCTATACTCTTAAATATTGCGCCTAGACCGCCAGGGATGACTAGTCAACAAGAATTGGCCTATACTGAACAAGCATGGAATGATTTATTATCGTTCTTGAATGGTACTTCAAGTACTGCAACTCCGCCTTCCTTGTTATCTATGCTACAAGCCACTACAACTGTTACTTCAATATCGTCAACGACGACCACGAGCACTACATCTACTACTACTACTAGTACTGTTACTACTACGAGTGTCTTCACTTCTGTAAGTACTACTACATCTACTACTACTGTTAGTTCATCCAACACTGCACTATACGCCATAATAGCTGTTGTAATAATAGTCGTAATAATAGTGGGAGTAGTGCTAGGCCTAAGAAGAAGGTGA
- a CDS encoding ABC transporter ATP-binding protein, translating into MADNTPLLSIRNLIAGYYTPSGVILGVVGVSFDIYENEILAIVGESGSGKSTLASAIYGILKYPGKVFHGEVIYNGQDLLKLDYDELRNVRMREISMVPQYAMDALNPVIKIGDFMIRALEEHGISGSEAEKRIKEKLQLVRLPEKVLNMYPHELSGGMRQRAVIATSLLLDPKLVILDEPTTGLDVIVQYKILKDLKEIQRKLGISVMIISHDLPLMMMIADRVGILYGGELVELGHRDSVLYSPKHPYSLLLLKSVPSLINLREKLLTIPGSPPVLLNKAPNICVFYDRCPFRMDICRTEKPRLLNINGGHYVRCFIPQRESGVDLNNLPVPEDYYAEEEELSSREINVDNNVVLKAENLVKVFYVNKGLIAKEPLYAVNDVSFELKRGIITALVGGSGHGKSTIARILAGIEDQTSGKIFLEGQDYSYVAKRRSLYYRSKVQMVFQDPYSSLDPRHTVRWHIERPLRIHKKIKSKEELNVKIAQILKMVGLKPPEKYMNKYPHELSGGERQRVAIARAISVEPHVLLADEPVSMLDASLRAGILNLLKGLKRLGMSILYITHDIATVAYIADEVMVIHNGKIVEKGDVRNIIKNPKHPYTQELIEAVPDPYKRI; encoded by the coding sequence ATGGCTGATAATACTCCTCTTCTCTCAATCAGGAATCTAATTGCAGGTTACTATACTCCTTCTGGAGTTATCTTAGGGGTAGTTGGCGTCTCTTTTGATATATATGAAAACGAGATCTTAGCTATAGTGGGAGAATCTGGTTCAGGTAAGAGTACTTTAGCGTCAGCGATCTATGGTATCCTTAAATATCCTGGTAAGGTGTTTCATGGAGAGGTTATATACAACGGACAAGATTTACTGAAATTGGATTATGATGAGCTTAGAAACGTAAGAATGAGAGAAATATCAATGGTTCCACAGTATGCTATGGATGCGTTAAATCCAGTGATAAAAATTGGAGATTTTATGATAAGAGCTTTAGAAGAGCACGGAATAAGTGGAAGTGAAGCTGAAAAAAGAATAAAAGAGAAACTTCAACTTGTTAGACTCCCTGAGAAAGTTTTGAATATGTATCCTCATGAACTTTCAGGCGGAATGAGACAAAGGGCGGTTATCGCTACTTCGTTGCTTTTAGATCCAAAGCTTGTAATATTGGATGAACCGACAACCGGATTAGATGTAATAGTTCAGTATAAAATTCTGAAAGATCTAAAAGAGATACAACGTAAGCTTGGAATTTCAGTAATGATAATCTCTCATGATCTACCCCTGATGATGATGATAGCAGATAGGGTAGGGATATTGTATGGGGGTGAGTTAGTTGAACTGGGACATAGAGATTCAGTGTTATATTCTCCAAAACATCCTTACTCTTTACTATTATTAAAAAGTGTCCCATCACTAATAAATTTAAGGGAGAAATTACTAACAATTCCTGGGAGTCCACCAGTATTATTAAATAAGGCCCCTAATATATGTGTATTTTATGATAGATGTCCGTTTCGTATGGATATATGCAGAACAGAGAAACCCAGATTGCTAAACATAAACGGAGGTCATTACGTTAGGTGCTTTATACCACAGCGGGAGAGTGGTGTCGATTTAAATAATTTGCCAGTCCCAGAGGATTACTACGCCGAAGAGGAAGAGTTAAGTTCAAGAGAGATTAATGTTGACAATAATGTAGTTCTAAAGGCTGAGAACCTAGTTAAGGTATTTTATGTCAACAAAGGACTAATAGCAAAGGAGCCCTTATATGCAGTTAATGATGTTTCATTCGAACTTAAAAGGGGAATAATAACGGCTCTAGTTGGGGGAAGCGGTCACGGTAAGTCTACAATCGCGAGGATTTTAGCTGGTATTGAGGATCAGACTAGTGGAAAGATATTCTTAGAAGGTCAAGATTATTCATATGTAGCAAAGAGAAGGAGTTTATACTATAGATCTAAAGTTCAGATGGTATTTCAAGATCCATATTCATCTCTGGATCCCAGACATACTGTACGCTGGCATATTGAAAGGCCTCTAAGAATACATAAAAAAATCAAAAGCAAAGAGGAGTTAAATGTGAAAATAGCTCAAATACTAAAAATGGTAGGACTTAAACCACCGGAGAAATACATGAATAAATATCCTCATGAGCTTTCGGGTGGAGAAAGGCAGAGAGTCGCAATAGCAAGGGCTATAAGTGTTGAACCCCATGTGCTTTTAGCTGATGAGCCAGTATCAATGTTAGATGCTTCGCTTAGAGCAGGTATTTTAAACTTGTTAAAGGGATTAAAGCGATTAGGAATGAGCATACTATATATAACTCATGATATTGCAACTGTTGCATATATAGCTGATGAAGTTATGGTAATACACAATGGGAAGATCGTCGAAAAAGGAGATGTAAGGAATATTATTAAGAATCCTAAACACCCATACACTCAAGAGTTAATAGAGGCTGTACCAGATCCGTATAAGAGAATATGA
- a CDS encoding ABC transporter permease, with translation MNLKTVKYIVYKIVTYFVAFFIAITINFFIPRLMPGSALSTLIAALTGAAGGITSVTAVGGNGALIAQNIHYLEAEFGLLPQPWYIEYYHYILGIFTLHLGVSIEYYPLSVTKLIGSSIGLTLGEIIFASVVAYFLGSWIGSISAMRRGRKSDIILSIIFAIFITIPTFVLIMYLELIFSVDLRLVTISFPGFTNLSWRALLRLLNFYAIPMTSFIVSLIPGFMFGMRNTMIHTLRDNYASYAEILGFRKNNIRKMVYRNSMLPNITNFAITLGLGISSALTIEGLLAIPGTGYYFGNAITSRDLPLLEGIFLIIIIMLIISLAIVEIAYGILDPRVRGEQG, from the coding sequence TTGAATCTTAAAACTGTCAAATATATTGTGTATAAAATAGTTACGTATTTTGTAGCATTTTTTATAGCTATTACCATAAATTTTTTCATACCAAGATTAATGCCCGGTAGTGCACTAAGCACCTTAATAGCTGCGCTTACTGGTGCTGCGGGAGGAATAACATCAGTCACGGCGGTTGGGGGTAATGGTGCCCTAATTGCGCAGAATATACATTATCTAGAAGCTGAATTTGGTCTTTTACCTCAACCATGGTATATTGAGTACTATCATTACATTTTAGGTATATTTACGCTTCACTTAGGAGTTTCCATTGAGTATTATCCCTTATCCGTTACTAAGCTTATTGGTTCCTCGATTGGTCTCACGCTGGGTGAAATTATATTTGCTTCTGTTGTAGCTTATTTCTTGGGGTCTTGGATTGGTTCGATATCAGCTATGAGGAGAGGTCGTAAATCAGATATAATACTTTCAATTATATTTGCAATCTTCATAACAATTCCTACATTCGTTCTCATAATGTATTTAGAGTTAATCTTCTCTGTAGATCTGAGGTTAGTTACGATCTCATTCCCAGGCTTTACTAATTTAAGTTGGAGAGCGCTTCTTAGACTCCTTAATTTCTACGCGATACCTATGACTAGTTTTATAGTTTCCTTAATTCCGGGCTTTATGTTTGGAATGAGAAATACAATGATCCATACCTTAAGAGATAACTATGCTTCGTATGCAGAAATTTTAGGTTTCAGAAAAAACAATATAAGAAAAATGGTATATAGGAATTCTATGCTACCTAATATTACTAATTTTGCTATTACTCTAGGGCTAGGTATAAGTAGTGCATTAACGATAGAAGGATTGTTGGCTATACCAGGTACGGGCTATTATTTTGGAAATGCTATAACTAGTAGAGATCTTCCTCTTCTCGAAGGAATATTCCTTATTATAATTATAATGCTCATAATTTCACTCGCTATCGTAGAAATAGCTTATGGTATATTAGATCCTAGAGTAAGAGGTGAACAAGGTTGA
- a CDS encoding glycoside hydrolase family 88 protein: MKFQEALEKIKEKILRLIDISGSKFPIYKDYNSKEWVFADGKHWISPFWCGILWNIGSYFSDEKIIESAIKCSFLLTAEEDIDTHDRGFKYFYSTVKGWELTNYTKFKEISLRGANDLANMFNPSLGFIPLGSDVRFPGEPPEVSNYEFIIDTMTASLPLLLWAYKVTSEPKFYYISIIHAHRTFDLLIRKDWSTYHAVRILPSNGEVYRHTHQGYSNESCWSRGQAWAIYGFTKLYEETHLRFFLVIAEKLLEYFIKNLPINKIPFYDFTDPLIPNVRLDTSASAIVSSAMLDLYKLTGNNYYIINAIDMIRALLRNEVFVDGGLQHSRYRQGEAEDAEIMFGDYYLSEALIKALYLGFQS, from the coding sequence ATGAAATTTCAAGAAGCGTTGGAAAAAATTAAAGAAAAGATCCTAAGATTAATCGATATATCCGGAAGTAAATTTCCTATATATAAAGATTATAATTCCAAGGAGTGGGTATTTGCAGATGGAAAACATTGGATTTCACCATTTTGGTGTGGTATACTATGGAATATCGGATCATATTTTAGTGACGAAAAGATAATTGAAAGCGCAATAAAGTGCTCTTTCCTTCTAACAGCTGAAGAAGATATAGACACACATGATAGGGGATTTAAATACTTCTACTCGACAGTCAAAGGATGGGAGTTAACTAATTATACTAAATTCAAAGAAATATCGTTAAGAGGTGCTAATGATTTAGCAAATATGTTTAATCCGTCTTTAGGTTTCATTCCACTAGGAAGCGATGTTAGATTTCCGGGCGAACCACCAGAGGTCTCTAATTATGAGTTCATTATCGATACTATGACAGCATCATTGCCTTTACTATTATGGGCGTATAAGGTAACTAGCGAACCTAAATTTTATTATATTTCCATAATTCATGCCCATAGAACCTTTGATCTACTAATAAGGAAAGATTGGAGTACTTATCACGCAGTTAGAATTCTGCCATCAAATGGAGAGGTGTATAGACATACCCATCAAGGATACAGTAACGAGAGTTGTTGGAGCAGAGGTCAAGCGTGGGCAATTTATGGGTTTACGAAGCTTTACGAAGAAACGCATCTAAGATTTTTCTTAGTCATTGCTGAGAAGCTTTTAGAGTACTTCATAAAGAACCTACCTATCAACAAAATACCTTTTTATGATTTTACGGATCCGTTAATTCCAAATGTTCGTTTAGATACATCGGCCTCTGCTATTGTATCATCTGCTATGTTAGACTTGTATAAGCTTACTGGTAATAATTATTATATAATAAATGCAATAGATATGATAAGAGCATTACTCAGAAATGAGGTTTTCGTAGATGGTGGACTTCAGCATAGCAGGTATAGACAAGGTGAAGCTGAAGATGCTGAGATAATGTTCGGAGATTATTACCTATCTGAAGCATTAATAAAAGCATTGTATTTGGGATTTCAATCATAA
- a CDS encoding ABC transporter permease, whose product MKASIIKKYIFDNKLIATGFFIILFDTILGIIGQFWTPYPPFATFTPSVPPSFQHLLGTDVYGYDVFSQMLRFTLPTLLVGYAIGVITTIIAAIVSLLAGYYASKIVGTILDILLIVVLSIPGIVLLIVIGAYFESANLKVGYLTIILTLTLTGWAWGARNIRPQVMSLSKKDYIIASKLLGEKSWRIMFTQIMPPIIPLFLSQFLFGTLYGILSLATAEFFGAIPVTTENLGTMLSLITSSAGYLSGNWWWILGAILPIVILAVGIGFMMVGFDEIADPRLRKIRFSIDKIEIPIHTDEKVIPVVVRKQEVIGESNG is encoded by the coding sequence TTGAAAGCAAGTATTATCAAAAAATATATTTTTGATAATAAATTAATTGCAACTGGATTTTTTATTATTTTATTTGATACAATACTTGGTATAATAGGTCAATTTTGGACTCCATATCCACCCTTCGCTACATTTACTCCTAGTGTGCCTCCATCTTTCCAACATTTATTAGGCACAGACGTTTACGGCTATGATGTTTTTTCACAAATGCTGAGATTTACTTTACCTACACTTCTGGTAGGATATGCAATAGGTGTTATCACCACGATAATTGCAGCGATAGTAAGTTTGTTAGCTGGTTATTATGCCTCCAAAATTGTCGGAACAATATTGGATATATTGCTTATTGTCGTTTTGTCCATACCAGGAATAGTGCTATTAATAGTTATAGGTGCTTATTTTGAGTCTGCAAACTTGAAAGTGGGCTACTTAACTATAATACTTACATTAACTCTAACAGGTTGGGCATGGGGCGCTAGAAATATTAGACCACAAGTTATGTCACTGTCAAAAAAGGATTATATTATTGCCTCTAAGCTCCTAGGGGAGAAATCATGGAGAATAATGTTTACTCAAATTATGCCACCTATTATACCCTTATTTCTATCTCAATTTCTTTTTGGTACGCTGTATGGTATATTGTCATTGGCCACGGCGGAGTTTTTTGGAGCAATTCCAGTGACTACGGAAAATTTAGGTACAATGCTCTCATTAATTACATCATCAGCTGGATATCTTTCAGGGAATTGGTGGTGGATCTTAGGAGCAATATTACCTATAGTTATACTAGCCGTCGGAATTGGATTTATGATGGTAGGATTTGATGAAATAGCAGATCCACGATTAAGAAAGATAAGGTTTTCTATAGATAAGATAGAAATACCTATACACACTGATGAAAAAGTAATACCTGTTGTAGTTAGGAAACAAGAAGTGATAGGTGAAAGTAATGGCTGA